A window from Temnothorax longispinosus isolate EJ_2023e chromosome 1, Tlon_JGU_v1, whole genome shotgun sequence encodes these proteins:
- the LOC139822084 gene encoding vacuolar protein sorting-associated protein 35-like isoform X2 translates to MPMTPAITGMEEQEKLLEDAIGIVKVQAFQMKHCLDKSKLMDALKHASTMLGELRTSLLSPKSYYELYMAITDELRHLELYLLDEFQKGRKVTDLYELVQYVGNIVPRLYLLITVGLVYIKTTPGLKRDLLRDLVEMCRGVQHPLRGLFLRNYLLQCTRNILPDVSEGDDEDGTVRDSIDFVLMNFAEMNKLWVRMQHQGHSRDKERREREREELRILVGTNLVRLSQLESVTLDKYKKLVLPGILEQVVSCRDAIAQEYLMECIIQVFPDEFHLQTLNAFLKSCAELQNGVNVKNIIISLIDRLAAFSQRSDGVGGPGSPNQVPGIPQDVKLFDVFSDQIATIIQTRQDMPPEDIVSLQVALINLAHKCYPDRVDYVDKVLLTTVQIFQKQNVDKLEYNSAVSRELVRLMKIPVDNYKNILTVLKLEHYAPLLEYFDYEGRKSLAIYIITNILENETLIPTQEQVDAVLFMVSSLVQDQPDQPNIEEDPEDFAEEQGLLGRLIHHFKSETPDQQYMILSAARKHFSAGGNKRIKFTLPPIVFQSYQLAFTYKALKDQDDMWQKKCQKIFQFCHTTITALMKAELAELPLRLFLQGAIAIGEIRFDNFEMVAYEFMSQAFSIYEDEISDSKAQLAAITLIIATFEQMSCFGEENAEPVRNQCALYASKLLRKPDQCRGVATCSHIFWSGKSLATGGKEMQEGGKVLDCLKKGIRIASQCMDTSVQVQLYVELLNHYIYFYEKGNTAVTVQILNQVIAKIREELPNLEASEETDQIQKHLANTLEHLRNRMESPDPDGLSYQGLVL, encoded by the exons ATG CCAATGACACCTGCCATAACGGGAATGGAGGAGCAGGAGAAGCTGCTGGAGGATGCAATCGGCATAGTGAAAGTCCAGGCTTTTCAGATGAAACACTGTCTGGACAAATCCAAGCTAATGGATGCGCTAAAACATGCTTCTACCATGTTAGGAGAACTCAGAACCTCCCTTCTGAGTCCAAAAAGCTATTATGAATTAT atatgGCAATCACAGATGAGTTACGGCACTTGGAACTTTATTTGTTGGATGAATTTCAAAAAGGGAGAAAAGTTACGGATCTCTATGAATTGGTCCAATATGTTGGTAATATTGTGCCTAGact ATACTTGCTTATCACTGTTGGTCTGGTCTATATCAAGACAACGCCTGGCTTGAAAAGAGACCTTCTGAGAGATCTTGTGGAAATGTGTAGGGGCGTGCAACATCCACTGCGTGGTCTATTCTTAAGgaattatttgttacaatGCACAAGGAATATCTTGCCAGATGTTTCCGAAGGGGACGATGAAGATGGGACT gttcgTGACAGCATAGATTTTGTTCTAATGAATTTTGcggaaatgaataaattatggGTACGAATGCAACATCAAGGTCACAGTAGggataaagaaagaagagaaagggaaagggaAGAGCTTCGAATTCTAGTCGGAACGAATCTTGTACGACTTAGTCAACTGGAATCTGTAACAttggataaatataaaaag CTTGTATTGCCAGGAATTTTGGAACAAGTGGTTAGTTGTAGGGACGCAATAGCACAGGAATATCTTATGGAGTGTATAATTCAA gTCTTTCCCGATGAATTCCATTTACAAACGTTAAACGCATTTCTGAAGTCTTGTGCGGAATTGCAAAATGgagtaaatgttaaaaatattattatatcgctGATCGATCGACTTGCAGCCTTTAGTCAACGATCCGACGGCGTAGGAGGACCGGGAAGTCCTAACCAAGTGCCAGGAATTCCACAAGACGTTAAACTGTTTGATGTATTTAGTGACCAAATTGCAACTATTATACAg acGAGACAAGATATGCCTCCCGAAGATATTGTGTCCCTTCAGGTGGCTCTCATAAACTTAGCACATAAATGTTATCCTGATCGTGTAGATTACGTGGATAAAGTTTTGCTTACAACAGTCCAAATATTCCAGAAACAAAATGTTGATAA ATTGGAGTATAATAGTGCCGTTTCAAGAGAACTAGTTAGattaatgaaaattcccgtagataattataagaatatattaactGTACTCAAGCTTGAACACTATGCGCCCCTTTTGGAATATTTCGATTATGAGGGCAGGAAATCATtggctatatatataataactaatatCTTGGAGAACGAAACATTGATACCGACGCAAGAACAAGTAGACGCAGTGCTCTTCATGGTATCTTCCTTGGTCCAAGATCAACCAGATCAACCTAATATAGAAGAAGATCCTGAAGATTTTGCTGAGGAACAGGGATTGCTTGGAAGACTAATACATCATTTTAAATCAGAAACGCCAGACCAGCAATATATGATACTAAGCGCTGCGAGAAAGCATTTCAGTGCTGGCGGtaacaaaagaataaaatttactctACCTCCCATAGTTTTTCAAAGTTATCAATTGGCTTTTACATACAAAGCACTGAAAGATCAG GATGACATGTGGCAGAAGAAgtgtcaaaaaatttttcagttcTGTCACACGACCATCACAGCGCTGATGAAAGCTGAATTAGCTGAACTACCATTAAGACTATTTCTGCAAGGCGCGATAGCAATCGGCGAAATCCGTTTTGATAATTTCGAAATGGTTGCTTACGAATTCATGAGTCAAGCGTTTTCGATATATGAGGATGAAATAAGCGATTCGAAGGCACAGCTCGCAGCAATCACCTTGATCATCGCCACATTCGAGCAAATGAGTTGCTTTGGCGAGGAAAACGCCGAGCCCGTACGCAACCAGTGCGCTTTATATGCCAGCAAATTGTTGAGAAAACCAGATCAATGCAGAGGAGTCGCCACGTGTTCGCACATATTTTGGTCTGGAAAATCTTTGGCTACGGGCGGGAAAGAG atGCAAGAAGGCGGTAAAGTATTGGACTGCTTGAAGAAAGGTATTCGAATAGCGAGTCAGTGCATGGATACATCTGTGCAAGTGCAACTGTATGTGGAACTGCTGAATCATTACATTTACTTTTACGAAAAAGGAAACACAGCT GTAACCGTGCAAATACTGAATCAAGTAATTGCGAAAATTAGAGAAGAACTTCCCAATCTGGAAGCGAGTGAAGAAACTGATCAAATACAGAAACATTTAGCAAATACGTTAGAACATTTAAGAAATAGGATGGAATCGCCAGACCCCGATGGGCTTTCTTACCAAGGCCTTGTCCTTTAA
- the Nsun2 gene encoding tRNA (cytosine(34)-C(5))-methyltransferase isoform X2 yields MGKGRKNKPKKNFAEKRREKQKKKDEWSSAPHKSYADIIRENNDFENYYKTQGIVPEDKWDAFISTMRTNLPVAFRITGSKAEAKALLEIIKSDFFKGILNANLDGGDKEDVNSQAKTILHSLPFYPEELAWQLQLTRKDIRRSEAYFRLHNFLIAETNNGSISRQEVVSMVPPLVLDVKPSHKVLDMCAAPGSKTAQLIEMIHADEGNDPPEGFVIANDVDNNRCYMLVHQAKRLNSPNILITNHDSSVMPNFMITKPDGAKDILKFDRILADVPCSGDGTMRKNPDIWCKWSPANGNNLHGIQYRIAKRGLELLTVGGRMVYSTCSLNPIENEAVLHRLLRETGDSVQLVDCRDLVPGLLCDPGVTHWKPASKNLQYYDRWDDVPERWQTQVRPKMFPPEANEVSKFHLERCMRILPHHQDTGGFFVAVLEKVKSLPWEDETCVLNQNAQDANDNEKKEKHILEEEASQDTKLSESGKRTLEEEKKSREPQKKRRRIVGYREDPFVFFKDETEDVWQSIKDFYGISDDLDPRCLLVRCHEGKKKNIYFTSPAIRDIVISNENRVKMINTGVKTFVRCDNKNMNCAFRLAQEGMHSIIRYISDNRKLEISKEDLIMLLQNDEPHTPPEIVKLSSNTQERLKEFATGSCILLYKEEKTDNLNRLNLQLVGWRGIMSLRAYVPTCDAIHYLRLLGADCSKFEKNKFEENRAAALAEDVNNSDVKTEFETEIKTED; encoded by the exons ATGGGTAAAGGCCGAAAAAATAAACCGAAAAAGAACTTCGCTGAGAAACGTCGTGAGAAGCAGAAG AAAAAGGATGAATGGAGTAGTGCTCCTCATAAAAGCTACGCGGATATTATTCGTGAGAACAATGATTTTGAGAACTATTATAAGACACAAGGAATAGTACCAGAAGATAAATGGGATGCGTTTATCAGCACTATGAGGACCAATCTGCCAGTTGCTTTCCGTATTACTGGTTCAAAAGCTGAAGCTAAAGCCTTATTGGAAATAATCAAAAGTGATTTCTTCAAAGGGATTTTGAATGCAAATTTGGACGGTGGTGATAAGGAAGACGTTAATAGTCAAGCAAAAACCATATTACATAGTTTACCCTTTTATCCAGAAGAACTAGCTTGGCAATTGCAATTAACCAGGAAAGATATCCGACGATCTGAGGCGTACTTTAGGCTGCATAATTTCCTTATTGCTGAAACTAACAATGGCAGTATCAGCAGGCAGGAAGTGGTTAGTATGGTTCCTCCTTTGGTTCTGGATGTCAAACCTTCGCACAAGGTTCTCGATATGTGCGCGGCACCAGGATCAAAGACAGCACAACTTATAGAAATGATACATGCGGACGAAGGAAATGATCCTCCAG aGGGTTTTGTAATAGCTAATGATGTTGATAACAATCGATGCTACATGCTGGTGCACCAAGCTAAAAGATTAAACAGTCCAAACATTCTTATTACGAACCACGATTCATCAGTTATGCCAAACTTTATGATTACAAAACCAGATGGtgcaaaagatatattaaa ATTTGATAGGATACTTGCGGATGTCCCATGTAGTGGTGATGGTACTATGCGAAAGAATCCAGATATATGGTGCAAATGGAGTCCTGCTAATGGCAATAATCTCCACgg aattcaGTACCGGATAGCAAAACGTGGCTTAGAATTGCTAACAGTTGGTGGGAGGATGGTATACTCCACATGCTCACTAAACCCCATTGAAAATGAAGCAGTACTTCATAGGCTTCTTCGTGAGACTGGAGATTCAGTACAATTAGTTGATTGTAGAGATCTAGTACCAGGATTACTATGTGACCCTG gTGTCACACATTGGAAACCAGcatctaaaaatttacaatactATGATAGATGGGATGATGTTCCAGAACGATGGCAGACCCAAGTACGGCCGAAAATGTTTCCTCCAGAAGCAAATGAAGTTTCTAAGTTTCATCTTGAACGTTg TATGAGAATATTACCACATCATCAAGATACTGGAGGTTTTTTCGTGGCCGTGTTGGAGAAAGTAAAATCCCTGCCATGGGAAGATGAAACTTGTGTATTAAATCAAAATGCACAAGACGCAAATGATAatgaaaagaaggaaaaacaTATTCTTGAAGAAGAAGCCTCGCAAGATACAAAGCTTTCAGAAAGTGGAAAAAGAACattagaagaagaaaagaaatcacGGGAACCACAAAAAAAGCGAAGAAGGATTGTCGGTTACAGAGAGGACCcatttgtcttttttaaagaCGAAACAGAAGACGTATGGCAGTCTATTAA AGATTTTTATGGTATATCTGACGATTTAGATCCACGTTGTTTATTAGTGAGATGTCacgaaggaaaaaagaaaaatatttatttcacgtcGCCAGCAATTCGTGATATAGTGATATCTAATGAGAATAGAGTAAAGATGATCAACACTGGTGTTAAGACATTTGTGCGGTGcgacaataaaaatatgaattgcGCCTTCAGACTTGCTCAAGAAGGAATGCATAGTATCATTCGTTACATAAGTGATAACAGAAAGCTTGAGATCTCGAAAGAGGATTTAATAATGCTTTTACAAAATGACGAGCCACACACACCAcctgaaattgtaaaattaagtTCAAACACTCAGGAACGTCTCAAGGAATTTG CAACTGGAAGctgtatacttttatataaagaagaaaagactGACAATCTAAATCGTCTAAATCTTCAGCTGGTAGGGTGGAGGGGAATAATGTCTCTTAGGGCATATGTGCCTACTTGCGACGCAATTCATTATTTACGGCTTTTAGGAGCGGATTGTTCTAAATTTG agaaaaataaattcgagGAAAATCGCGCAGCTGCATTAGCCGAGGACGTCAACAACAGTGATGTTAAAACTGAATTTGAAACTGAAATTAAAACTgaagattaa
- the Nsun2 gene encoding tRNA (cytosine(34)-C(5))-methyltransferase isoform X1, translating into MGKGRKNKPKKNFAEKRREKQKKKDEWSSAPHKSYADIIRENNDFENYYKTQGIVPEDKWDAFISTMRTNLPVAFRITGSKAEAKALLEIIKSDFFKGILNANLDGGDKEDVNSQAKTILHSLPFYPEELAWQLQLTRKDIRRSEAYFRLHNFLIAETNNGSISRQEVVSMVPPLVLDVKPSHKVLDMCAAPGSKTAQLIEMIHADEGNDPPEGFVIANDVDNNRCYMLVHQAKRLNSPNILITNHDSSVMPNFMITKPDGAKDILKFDRILADVPCSGDGTMRKNPDIWCKWSPANGNNLHGIQYRIAKRGLELLTVGGRMVYSTCSLNPIENEAVLHRLLRETGDSVQLVDCRDLVPGLLCDPGVTHWKPASKNLQYYDRWDDVPERWQTQVRPKMFPPEANEVSKFHLERCMRILPHHQDTGGFFVAVLEKVKSLPWEDETCVLNQNAQDANDNEKKEKHILEEEASQDTKLSESGKRTLEEEKKSREPQKKRRRIVGYREDPFVFFKDETEDVWQSIKDFYGISDDLDPRCLLVRCHEGKKKNIYFTSPAIRDIVISNENRVKMINTGVKTFVRCDNKNMNCAFRLAQEGMHSIIRYISDNRKLEISKEDLIMLLQNDEPHTPPEIVKLSSNTQERLKEFATGSCILLYKEEKTDNLNRLNLQLVGWRGIMSLRAYVPTCDAIHYLRLLGADCSKFGMFLVITSYYCGRIYLIVYIIILQRKINSRKIAQLH; encoded by the exons ATGGGTAAAGGCCGAAAAAATAAACCGAAAAAGAACTTCGCTGAGAAACGTCGTGAGAAGCAGAAG AAAAAGGATGAATGGAGTAGTGCTCCTCATAAAAGCTACGCGGATATTATTCGTGAGAACAATGATTTTGAGAACTATTATAAGACACAAGGAATAGTACCAGAAGATAAATGGGATGCGTTTATCAGCACTATGAGGACCAATCTGCCAGTTGCTTTCCGTATTACTGGTTCAAAAGCTGAAGCTAAAGCCTTATTGGAAATAATCAAAAGTGATTTCTTCAAAGGGATTTTGAATGCAAATTTGGACGGTGGTGATAAGGAAGACGTTAATAGTCAAGCAAAAACCATATTACATAGTTTACCCTTTTATCCAGAAGAACTAGCTTGGCAATTGCAATTAACCAGGAAAGATATCCGACGATCTGAGGCGTACTTTAGGCTGCATAATTTCCTTATTGCTGAAACTAACAATGGCAGTATCAGCAGGCAGGAAGTGGTTAGTATGGTTCCTCCTTTGGTTCTGGATGTCAAACCTTCGCACAAGGTTCTCGATATGTGCGCGGCACCAGGATCAAAGACAGCACAACTTATAGAAATGATACATGCGGACGAAGGAAATGATCCTCCAG aGGGTTTTGTAATAGCTAATGATGTTGATAACAATCGATGCTACATGCTGGTGCACCAAGCTAAAAGATTAAACAGTCCAAACATTCTTATTACGAACCACGATTCATCAGTTATGCCAAACTTTATGATTACAAAACCAGATGGtgcaaaagatatattaaa ATTTGATAGGATACTTGCGGATGTCCCATGTAGTGGTGATGGTACTATGCGAAAGAATCCAGATATATGGTGCAAATGGAGTCCTGCTAATGGCAATAATCTCCACgg aattcaGTACCGGATAGCAAAACGTGGCTTAGAATTGCTAACAGTTGGTGGGAGGATGGTATACTCCACATGCTCACTAAACCCCATTGAAAATGAAGCAGTACTTCATAGGCTTCTTCGTGAGACTGGAGATTCAGTACAATTAGTTGATTGTAGAGATCTAGTACCAGGATTACTATGTGACCCTG gTGTCACACATTGGAAACCAGcatctaaaaatttacaatactATGATAGATGGGATGATGTTCCAGAACGATGGCAGACCCAAGTACGGCCGAAAATGTTTCCTCCAGAAGCAAATGAAGTTTCTAAGTTTCATCTTGAACGTTg TATGAGAATATTACCACATCATCAAGATACTGGAGGTTTTTTCGTGGCCGTGTTGGAGAAAGTAAAATCCCTGCCATGGGAAGATGAAACTTGTGTATTAAATCAAAATGCACAAGACGCAAATGATAatgaaaagaaggaaaaacaTATTCTTGAAGAAGAAGCCTCGCAAGATACAAAGCTTTCAGAAAGTGGAAAAAGAACattagaagaagaaaagaaatcacGGGAACCACAAAAAAAGCGAAGAAGGATTGTCGGTTACAGAGAGGACCcatttgtcttttttaaagaCGAAACAGAAGACGTATGGCAGTCTATTAA AGATTTTTATGGTATATCTGACGATTTAGATCCACGTTGTTTATTAGTGAGATGTCacgaaggaaaaaagaaaaatatttatttcacgtcGCCAGCAATTCGTGATATAGTGATATCTAATGAGAATAGAGTAAAGATGATCAACACTGGTGTTAAGACATTTGTGCGGTGcgacaataaaaatatgaattgcGCCTTCAGACTTGCTCAAGAAGGAATGCATAGTATCATTCGTTACATAAGTGATAACAGAAAGCTTGAGATCTCGAAAGAGGATTTAATAATGCTTTTACAAAATGACGAGCCACACACACCAcctgaaattgtaaaattaagtTCAAACACTCAGGAACGTCTCAAGGAATTTG CAACTGGAAGctgtatacttttatataaagaagaaaagactGACAATCTAAATCGTCTAAATCTTCAGCTGGTAGGGTGGAGGGGAATAATGTCTCTTAGGGCATATGTGCCTACTTGCGACGCAATTCATTATTTACGGCTTTTAGGAGCGGATTGTTCTAAATTTGGTATGTTTCTTGTAATAACGTCATACTATTGTGGAAgaatatatcttattgtttacattataattctacagagaaaaataaattcgagGAAAATCGCGCAGCTGCATTAG
- the LOC139822084 gene encoding vacuolar protein sorting-associated protein 35-like isoform X1, protein MVSLFFSQPMTPAITGMEEQEKLLEDAIGIVKVQAFQMKHCLDKSKLMDALKHASTMLGELRTSLLSPKSYYELYMAITDELRHLELYLLDEFQKGRKVTDLYELVQYVGNIVPRLYLLITVGLVYIKTTPGLKRDLLRDLVEMCRGVQHPLRGLFLRNYLLQCTRNILPDVSEGDDEDGTVRDSIDFVLMNFAEMNKLWVRMQHQGHSRDKERREREREELRILVGTNLVRLSQLESVTLDKYKKLVLPGILEQVVSCRDAIAQEYLMECIIQVFPDEFHLQTLNAFLKSCAELQNGVNVKNIIISLIDRLAAFSQRSDGVGGPGSPNQVPGIPQDVKLFDVFSDQIATIIQTRQDMPPEDIVSLQVALINLAHKCYPDRVDYVDKVLLTTVQIFQKQNVDKLEYNSAVSRELVRLMKIPVDNYKNILTVLKLEHYAPLLEYFDYEGRKSLAIYIITNILENETLIPTQEQVDAVLFMVSSLVQDQPDQPNIEEDPEDFAEEQGLLGRLIHHFKSETPDQQYMILSAARKHFSAGGNKRIKFTLPPIVFQSYQLAFTYKALKDQDDMWQKKCQKIFQFCHTTITALMKAELAELPLRLFLQGAIAIGEIRFDNFEMVAYEFMSQAFSIYEDEISDSKAQLAAITLIIATFEQMSCFGEENAEPVRNQCALYASKLLRKPDQCRGVATCSHIFWSGKSLATGGKEMQEGGKVLDCLKKGIRIASQCMDTSVQVQLYVELLNHYIYFYEKGNTAVTVQILNQVIAKIREELPNLEASEETDQIQKHLANTLEHLRNRMESPDPDGLSYQGLVL, encoded by the exons ATG gtatctttatttttctcgcaGCCAATGACACCTGCCATAACGGGAATGGAGGAGCAGGAGAAGCTGCTGGAGGATGCAATCGGCATAGTGAAAGTCCAGGCTTTTCAGATGAAACACTGTCTGGACAAATCCAAGCTAATGGATGCGCTAAAACATGCTTCTACCATGTTAGGAGAACTCAGAACCTCCCTTCTGAGTCCAAAAAGCTATTATGAATTAT atatgGCAATCACAGATGAGTTACGGCACTTGGAACTTTATTTGTTGGATGAATTTCAAAAAGGGAGAAAAGTTACGGATCTCTATGAATTGGTCCAATATGTTGGTAATATTGTGCCTAGact ATACTTGCTTATCACTGTTGGTCTGGTCTATATCAAGACAACGCCTGGCTTGAAAAGAGACCTTCTGAGAGATCTTGTGGAAATGTGTAGGGGCGTGCAACATCCACTGCGTGGTCTATTCTTAAGgaattatttgttacaatGCACAAGGAATATCTTGCCAGATGTTTCCGAAGGGGACGATGAAGATGGGACT gttcgTGACAGCATAGATTTTGTTCTAATGAATTTTGcggaaatgaataaattatggGTACGAATGCAACATCAAGGTCACAGTAGggataaagaaagaagagaaagggaaagggaAGAGCTTCGAATTCTAGTCGGAACGAATCTTGTACGACTTAGTCAACTGGAATCTGTAACAttggataaatataaaaag CTTGTATTGCCAGGAATTTTGGAACAAGTGGTTAGTTGTAGGGACGCAATAGCACAGGAATATCTTATGGAGTGTATAATTCAA gTCTTTCCCGATGAATTCCATTTACAAACGTTAAACGCATTTCTGAAGTCTTGTGCGGAATTGCAAAATGgagtaaatgttaaaaatattattatatcgctGATCGATCGACTTGCAGCCTTTAGTCAACGATCCGACGGCGTAGGAGGACCGGGAAGTCCTAACCAAGTGCCAGGAATTCCACAAGACGTTAAACTGTTTGATGTATTTAGTGACCAAATTGCAACTATTATACAg acGAGACAAGATATGCCTCCCGAAGATATTGTGTCCCTTCAGGTGGCTCTCATAAACTTAGCACATAAATGTTATCCTGATCGTGTAGATTACGTGGATAAAGTTTTGCTTACAACAGTCCAAATATTCCAGAAACAAAATGTTGATAA ATTGGAGTATAATAGTGCCGTTTCAAGAGAACTAGTTAGattaatgaaaattcccgtagataattataagaatatattaactGTACTCAAGCTTGAACACTATGCGCCCCTTTTGGAATATTTCGATTATGAGGGCAGGAAATCATtggctatatatataataactaatatCTTGGAGAACGAAACATTGATACCGACGCAAGAACAAGTAGACGCAGTGCTCTTCATGGTATCTTCCTTGGTCCAAGATCAACCAGATCAACCTAATATAGAAGAAGATCCTGAAGATTTTGCTGAGGAACAGGGATTGCTTGGAAGACTAATACATCATTTTAAATCAGAAACGCCAGACCAGCAATATATGATACTAAGCGCTGCGAGAAAGCATTTCAGTGCTGGCGGtaacaaaagaataaaatttactctACCTCCCATAGTTTTTCAAAGTTATCAATTGGCTTTTACATACAAAGCACTGAAAGATCAG GATGACATGTGGCAGAAGAAgtgtcaaaaaatttttcagttcTGTCACACGACCATCACAGCGCTGATGAAAGCTGAATTAGCTGAACTACCATTAAGACTATTTCTGCAAGGCGCGATAGCAATCGGCGAAATCCGTTTTGATAATTTCGAAATGGTTGCTTACGAATTCATGAGTCAAGCGTTTTCGATATATGAGGATGAAATAAGCGATTCGAAGGCACAGCTCGCAGCAATCACCTTGATCATCGCCACATTCGAGCAAATGAGTTGCTTTGGCGAGGAAAACGCCGAGCCCGTACGCAACCAGTGCGCTTTATATGCCAGCAAATTGTTGAGAAAACCAGATCAATGCAGAGGAGTCGCCACGTGTTCGCACATATTTTGGTCTGGAAAATCTTTGGCTACGGGCGGGAAAGAG atGCAAGAAGGCGGTAAAGTATTGGACTGCTTGAAGAAAGGTATTCGAATAGCGAGTCAGTGCATGGATACATCTGTGCAAGTGCAACTGTATGTGGAACTGCTGAATCATTACATTTACTTTTACGAAAAAGGAAACACAGCT GTAACCGTGCAAATACTGAATCAAGTAATTGCGAAAATTAGAGAAGAACTTCCCAATCTGGAAGCGAGTGAAGAAACTGATCAAATACAGAAACATTTAGCAAATACGTTAGAACATTTAAGAAATAGGATGGAATCGCCAGACCCCGATGGGCTTTCTTACCAAGGCCTTGTCCTTTAA
- the LOC139822102 gene encoding coiled-coil domain-containing protein 97-like, with the protein MNKVEESSIRQENMTLGARGDSPLSGNKNSESKQSMDFPMSDVEKDDLKNELLDHLANSKAIFKSQQKGEPELTFEEKRAIAGKLLEKSHCLFLSKFGHYLKVEHLEYFSKSQDYETVYHVNRLRRYFDNSTRHIDVRNRRYEALRTLIEKGDYFSECEMMKRNPLLYEHLVGQYLTEEEKKARDTIDTQSANYVDILMETVERDKLQKRLKSQQKEEDEVREENDSDDDNDDNSRTSIVSETDFDKPNRHQWGEDLDEVKDKNKDRDKKLRSSKISNQEIKLLRQEFVTNMYQSFLDGKDRDFDYSTVDDNEAYDNVELRNQDEEEKYFDSEAPETVLTSNECNDQNESEDELDIYMRSLKEQTPTNAHSLDNQT; encoded by the exons ATGAATAAAGTCGAAGAATCAAGCATTCGGCAGGAAAACATGACTTTAGGAGCGAGGGGAGATTCTCCGTTGAGTGGGAATAAGAACAGCGAAAGTAAACAGAGCATGGACTTTCCTATGTCAGACGTGGAGAAAGATGATCTCAAGAACGAGCTTCTGGACCATCTGGCTAACAGCAAAGCGATTTTCAAGAGCCAGCAGAAAGGAGAACCCGAGCTGACGTTCGAGGAGAAGCGTGCCATAGCTGGGAAGTTGTTGGAAAAGAGCCACTGCTTGTTTCTATCAAAATTTGGACATTATTTGAAGGTGGAGCACTTGGAGTATTTCAGCAAAAGTCAGGATTACGAGACGGTCTATCATGTGAACAGGTTGCGGAGATATTTCGATAATTCTACACGACATATCGACGTCAGGAACAGAAGATACGAAGCTTTAAGGACGTTGATAGAGAAGGGAGACTACTTTAGCGAATGTGAAATGATGAAGAGAAATCCATTGTTGTATGAACACTTAGTAGGGCAATATTTGacggaggaagagaagaaagcCAGAGATACCATTGATACGCAAAGTGCAAATTATGTGGATATACTTATGGAAACTGTCGAGAGGGACAAATTACAAAAACGCTTGAAATCCCAACAGAAGGAGGAGGACGAAGTACGAGAGGAGAATGATTCAGATGACGATAACGACGATAATAGCAGAACCAGCATTGTATCCGAGACGGACTTTGATAAACCTAATCGTCACCAATGGGGCGAAGATTTAGATGAAGTAAAAGATAAGAATAAGGATAGAGACAAGAAATTACGAAGCAGTAAAATATCAAACCAAGAGATAAAGTTACTTAGGCAAGAATTTGTTACAAACATGTATCAGAGTTTCCTGGATGGTAAAGATAGAGATTTTGATTATAG CACTGTAGATGACAATGAAGCTTATGATAATGTAGAATTACGAAATCaagatgaagaagaaaagtattttgatTCTGAAGCCCCTGAAACCGTTCTTACGTCTAATGAGTGCAATGATCAAAACGAGTCTGAAGACGAGttggatatatatatgagatcACTGAag GAGCAGACTCCTACAAATGCACACTCTTTGGATAATCAGACATAG